From a single Onychomys torridus chromosome 9, mOncTor1.1, whole genome shotgun sequence genomic region:
- the Slc18a3 gene encoding vesicular acetylcholine transporter, which produces MEPTSPTGQARAAATKLSEAVGAALQEPQRQRRLVLVIVCVALLLDNMLYMVIVPIVPDYIAHMRGGSESPTLVSEVWEPTLPPPTLANASAYLGNTSASPTAAGSARSILRPRYPTESEDVKIGVLFASKAILQLLVNPLSGPFIDRMSYDVPLLIGLGVMFASTVMFAFAEDYATLFAARSLQGLGSAFADTSGIAMIADKYPEEPERSRALGVALAFISFGSLVAPPFGGILYEFAGKRVPFLVLAAVSLFDALLLLAVAKPFSAAARARANLPVGTPIHRLMLDPYIAVVAGALTTCNIPLAFLEPTIATWMKHTMAASEWEMGMAWLPAFVPHVLGVYLTVRLAARYPHLQWLYGALGLAVIGVSSCIVPACRSFAPLVVSLCGLCFGIALVDTALLPTLAFLVDVRHVSVYGSVYAIADISYSVAYALGPIVAGHIVHSLGFEQLSLGMGLANLLYAPVLLLLRNVGLLTRSRSERDVLLDEPPQGLYDAVRLRERSVQGADGGEPCSPPGPFDGCEDYSYYTRS; this is translated from the coding sequence ATGGAACCCACCTCGCCAACGGGTCAGGCCCGGGCGGCGGCCACCAAGCTGTCAGAAGCGGTAGGAGCCGCGCTACAAGAGCCCCAGAGGCAGCGACGCCTGGTGCTGGTCATCGTGTGCGTTGCACTGTTACTGGACAACATGTTGTACATGGTCATCGTGCCCATTGTTCCCGACTATATCGCCCACATGCGAGGGGGCAGCGAGAGTCCTACCCTGGTCTCTGAGGTGTGGGAACCCACCCTGCCGCCGCCCACTCTGGCTAACGCCAGTGCCTACTTGGGCAACACCTCGGCGTCCCCGACGGCTGCTGGGTCTGCCCGATCAATTCTGCGGCCTCGCTACCCTACAGAAAGTGAAGATGTGAAGATAGGGGTGTTGTTTGCCTCCAAGGCCATCCTGCAGCTTCTGGTGAACCCCTTGAGCGGGCCTTTCATTGATCGCATGAGCTACGACGTGCCACTGCTTATCGGCCTGGGCGTCATGTTCGCCTCTACAGTCATGTTTGCCTTTGCAGAGGACTATGCCACGCTCTTCGCTGCGCGCAGTCTACAAGGCCTGGGCTCAGCCTTCGCGGACACGTCTGGCATTGCCATGATCGCCGACAAGTATCCGGAGGAGCCCGAGCGCAGTCGAGCCCTGGGCGTGGCGCTGGCCTTCATCAGCTTTGGAAGTCTGGTGGCGCCACCCTTTGGGGGTATCCTCTACGAGTTCGCCGGCAAACGTGTGCCCTTTCTAGTGCTCGCTGCCGTGTCGCTCTTCGAcgcgctgctgctgctggcggTGGCTAAGCCCTTCTCGGCTGCGGCTCGGGCGCGGGCCAACCTGCCTGTGGGCACACCTATCCATCGCCTCATGCTGGACCCTTACATCGCTGTGGTAGCCGGCGCGCTCACGACCTGTAACATTCCCCTTGCGTTCCTCGAGCCCACCATAGCCACATGGATGAAGCACACAATGGCGGCATCCGAGTGGGAGATGGGCATGGCTTGGCTGCCGGCTTTTGTGCCGCACGTGTTAGGCGTCTATCTCACAGTGCGCCTAGCGGCGCGCTATCCACACCTGCAGTGGCTGTATGGCGCTCTCGGGCTGGCGGTGATTGGAGTGAGCTCGTGCATCGTGCCTGCCTGCCGCTCCTTCGCGCCGCTAGTCGTCTCGCTCTGCGGCCTCTGCTTCGGCATCGCTTTAGTGGACACGGCGCTGCTACCCACGCTCGCCTTCCTGGTGGACGTGCGCCACGTATCAGTCTATGGCAGCGTCTATGCCATAGCTGACATCTCCTATTCTGTGGCCTATGCTCTCGGGCCCATAGTGGCAGGCCATATAGTCCACTCGCTTGGCTTTGAGCAGCTCAGCCTTGGCATGGGCCTGGCCAACCTGCTCTATGCACCGGTCCTATTGCTCTTGCGTAACGTGGGCCTCCTTACACGCTCGCGTTCTGAGCGCGATGTGCTGCTTGATGAACCACCGCAGGGTCTGTACGACGCGGTGCGCCTGCGTGAGCGTTCGGTGCAGGGCGCGGATGGCGGCGAACCTTGCAGTCCGCCTGGCCCTTTTGATGGGTGCGAGGACTACAGCTACTACACTCGCAGCTAG